Proteins encoded in a region of the Syntrophorhabdaceae bacterium genome:
- a CDS encoding PocR ligand-binding domain-containing protein encodes MSMNRTILLVEDEAMIAIAGAEKVRSFGFHVIVAPSGKKAVELASRKEKIDLVLMDLDLGSEMSGAEAARRILSLRSLPVVFLTSHSFEESGEGIKDIPLCGYVVKGSGDYILRFSIEAAFELFESRRSGLRHSPLPFHEGKDEVPVLHEGNDSLGLSDLIDSEALQPLVDDFCRLTGIGAAVVDLEGKILVSSGWQEICTKFHRLHPESRRNCVESDITLTRGAVEGTFNVYKCKNNMMDLATPIMAGPAHVGNLFLGQFLFDDEMPDYDLFRAQAKRYGFDEKAYMTALEQVPRRSKEAVNASMSFFSKFARIISQLSLNRLNLSRALTERDRSLILLKEKEELLENQVRLVTTLLDTVPSPIYYKNRSGRFLGCNRAFEEFRGMARKRIIGRTVRELDPTKEADKYEEMDRLLYANQGVQTFEWRARTASGAARDVIFRKALFRDAAGSVAGIAGVMTDITEQKKAQEKLKRLTDAMEASMEGMAVIGGNELLVYVNKSFAAVYGYSMADELVGQSWRLLYEDNEIRRFDRYILPQFRRHGQWQGEATGKRKDESFFPQEVSLTALDHGGSICVVRDTSVRKKIDEVQLFLLQSGYARSGGEFFKSLARYLAWTLEVDYVCIDRLSGQDHKAKTLAIYFDGTFEDNVEYTLADTPCEEVVGKTICSFPQKVRDLFPRDEILREMGAESYVGTTLWGSDGRPIGLIAVIARRPMEDTRLVETVLKLAAIRAAGELERRDAQGEIEALLSEKELLLREVHHRIKNNMNVIMSLLALQASRLKDPTVVAALADARSRVQSMMVLYDKLYRSADFRNISADQYLNSLIDEIARNFPGLKSVRVEKNIEPFILDARVLSSLGIIL; translated from the coding sequence ATGTCCATGAATAGAACCATTCTCCTCGTTGAGGACGAGGCAATGATCGCCATAGCCGGCGCTGAAAAAGTCCGGAGTTTCGGTTTCCATGTGATCGTCGCCCCGTCGGGGAAAAAAGCGGTGGAATTGGCATCCCGAAAGGAGAAGATCGATCTTGTGCTCATGGACTTGGACCTGGGTTCCGAGATGAGCGGCGCCGAGGCGGCAAGGCGAATCCTTTCCCTTCGAAGCCTGCCCGTTGTCTTCCTCACTTCCCATTCCTTTGAAGAGTCCGGGGAAGGCATAAAGGATATTCCCCTTTGCGGGTATGTCGTAAAAGGCTCCGGAGATTATATCCTCCGTTTCTCCATCGAAGCCGCTTTCGAGCTCTTCGAGTCCCGCCGGTCGGGATTACGCCATTCCCCTCTTCCGTTCCATGAGGGAAAGGATGAGGTCCCGGTCCTTCACGAAGGCAACGACAGCCTCGGGCTTTCCGATTTGATCGACAGCGAAGCCCTTCAACCGCTCGTGGACGACTTCTGCAGGCTCACCGGAATCGGCGCGGCGGTCGTTGATCTCGAAGGGAAGATACTCGTTTCATCCGGGTGGCAGGAGATATGCACAAAATTCCACCGCCTTCACCCGGAATCGCGCAGGAATTGCGTGGAGAGCGATATCACCCTCACGCGCGGGGCGGTGGAGGGAACCTTTAATGTGTATAAGTGCAAAAATAATATGATGGATCTCGCAACGCCCATCATGGCGGGTCCTGCCCATGTGGGCAACCTCTTTCTGGGACAATTCCTCTTCGATGACGAAATGCCTGATTATGACCTCTTTCGTGCCCAGGCGAAACGATACGGTTTCGACGAAAAGGCATATATGACGGCCCTGGAGCAGGTACCCCGCAGGAGCAAAGAGGCGGTGAACGCATCCATGTCCTTTTTCTCCAAATTTGCGCGCATCATATCACAGCTTTCCCTGAACAGGCTCAACCTGAGCCGCGCGTTAACCGAGAGAGACAGATCGCTCATCCTTCTAAAGGAGAAGGAGGAGCTTCTCGAGAACCAGGTGAGACTGGTGACCACCCTTCTCGACACGGTCCCCAGCCCCATTTATTACAAGAACAGGTCGGGCAGGTTCCTGGGGTGTAACCGGGCCTTTGAAGAATTCAGGGGGATGGCCCGAAAACGCATCATCGGAAGAACGGTCCGCGAGTTGGATCCCACGAAGGAAGCGGACAAGTATGAGGAGATGGACCGTCTATTATACGCAAATCAAGGAGTGCAGACTTTCGAGTGGCGCGCCAGGACCGCGAGCGGCGCCGCGCGGGACGTGATCTTTCGAAAGGCGCTTTTCAGGGATGCGGCGGGCTCGGTCGCGGGGATCGCAGGGGTAATGACGGATATTACCGAGCAGAAGAAGGCGCAGGAGAAGCTCAAGAGGCTGACCGATGCAATGGAAGCCTCAATGGAAGGTATGGCCGTGATCGGGGGGAACGAGCTGCTGGTCTACGTAAACAAGTCTTTTGCCGCCGTCTATGGCTATTCCATGGCAGACGAGCTCGTGGGTCAATCATGGCGTCTCCTTTATGAAGATAACGAGATAAGGAGATTCGACCGGTATATTCTGCCCCAGTTCCGGCGGCATGGACAATGGCAGGGGGAGGCGACGGGGAAGAGAAAAGATGAAAGTTTCTTCCCTCAGGAGGTATCGCTGACGGCCCTCGACCACGGCGGATCGATTTGCGTGGTACGGGATACGAGCGTCCGCAAAAAAATCGATGAAGTACAGCTTTTTCTCCTCCAGTCCGGGTATGCACGCTCGGGTGGTGAGTTTTTCAAATCTCTCGCGCGATACCTCGCATGGACCCTGGAGGTCGACTATGTATGCATCGACCGCCTCTCGGGGCAAGATCATAAAGCAAAAACCCTGGCCATTTATTTTGACGGGACCTTTGAAGACAACGTGGAATATACCCTTGCCGATACCCCTTGCGAGGAGGTGGTGGGAAAGACAATCTGCTCTTTCCCTCAAAAAGTCCGGGACCTCTTTCCCCGGGATGAGATACTCCGGGAGATGGGGGCGGAAAGTTATGTGGGGACCACTCTTTGGGGCTCGGACGGCCGTCCGATCGGTCTCATTGCGGTGATTGCACGACGCCCGATGGAGGACACGAGGCTCGTCGAGACCGTGTTGAAGCTGGCGGCAATCCGCGCGGCCGGCGAGCTGGAGCGACGTGACGCCCAGGGAGAGATAGAAGCCCTTCTTTCGGAGAAAGAGCTTCTTCTCAGGGAAGTCCATCACAGGATCAAGAACAACATGAACGTCATCATGAGCCTCCTCGCGCTCCAGGCGAGCCGCCTTAAAGACCCCACGGTAGTGGCGGCACTGGCGGACGCAAGAAGCCGCGTCCAGAGTATGATGGTCCTTTACGATAAGCTTTACCGTTCCGCTGACTTCAGGAATATATCTGCCGATCAATATCTGAATTCTCTGATCGATGAGATAGCCCGGAATTTTCCTGGTCTCAAGTCGGTAAGAGTCGAGAAAAACATCGAACCCTTTATTCTCGATGCGAGGGTTCTCTCCTCCCTCGGCATCATTCTTAA
- a CDS encoding PAS domain S-box protein, with amino-acid sequence MRHAFFRSIRTHLILLVLISLLPALGIIIYGGLDRQRRDMEDSRNQSVRVLTDLAHDHTRTMEGARIFLVTLSKLQEVRNKNVSDSVRLFRELRTQNPIYANIFAASANGTIYASALPFIRYGIGHRKYFRDAVRTKDFSVGEYVWGPTLQKPIIHFAYPVLNPKREVTGIVAVTIDLAHYDRIFQQTSLPRDFVLGITDHRHIYLYRFPDPKRYAGMKEPSDMTLFMAGPPEAGAFTSTDRSGIKWFYVYRKLSLDRSSTPYLYMTVGIPEKKALAGSTRTFWITLAFLCAALLVALLSAWLVGNMLVTRRLQGLLKAFQRLGSGDLTARAGLNHDRSEMGQLAAAFDEMAGALVGREGEKRIAMEELQASEKRYRTLFDEAIEGIVLADQEHGIIQDCNRSFLRLTGYARSELVGRFETMLHPPEPGQLSRIFSLQRVEKEGQVLIDRILTKEGNVKEVEIKANTIVMGGVRHMQCFFRDITREQRIHREKETTLMVLNLLNDHSEIRELIRKITAFLLEWTGCEATGVRLRDGDDFPYYETRGFHKEFLAAENSLCVKDLNGQIIRDDAGSPVLECMCGNILSCRFDPALPFFTARGSFWSNCTTDLLATTTDEDRQTRTRNRCNGEGYESVALIPLRHGNLILGLLQFNDRRKGRFTPELISFLESTGEQIAIALAQRQAQVALRKSEQRFRDISEAAGEYLFEFDPYWRFTFVSDRIRDVLEYSPHEVRGKIVFELLPEPMVPKARDLFESLKRDRVGFSGVEFPVLTKTGRAVWMSATAVPIFDGNRDILGYRGAAMDITSRKEAEETIKGSLREKEVLLREIHHRVKNNLQVVSSLLNMQSRYIRDSEDSACFSASMDRIRSMALIHDKLYRSRNLAHIYFPDYVNDLSRDLLLAYALGRDMEMNIDVAPLSLDIDTAMPLGLIINELLSNSLKHAFPNGNSGAICLNLSAGERENTLVVSDNGIGFPPGIDFTRTQSLGMQLVMTLVDQLEGSIELRSEGGTEVRITFGSA; translated from the coding sequence ATGAGACATGCATTTTTCAGATCCATCCGGACCCATCTCATCCTTCTGGTGCTGATTTCCCTTCTTCCCGCCCTGGGGATTATCATCTACGGGGGATTGGACCGTCAGCGCCGGGACATGGAAGATAGCAGGAACCAATCGGTGAGGGTTCTCACCGATCTGGCCCATGACCATACCCGCACGATGGAAGGGGCCAGGATCTTTCTCGTCACTCTGTCAAAGTTGCAGGAAGTGAGGAATAAGAACGTTTCTGACAGCGTCAGACTCTTTCGTGAGCTTCGTACCCAGAACCCCATATATGCGAATATATTCGCTGCCTCGGCCAACGGGACTATATACGCGAGCGCGCTGCCTTTCATCCGTTACGGGATAGGGCACAGAAAATATTTCAGGGACGCCGTCAGAACAAAAGACTTTTCCGTAGGAGAATATGTATGGGGACCTACCCTTCAAAAGCCCATAATTCATTTCGCCTACCCCGTTCTCAATCCAAAAAGGGAAGTGACCGGCATTGTGGCGGTTACCATCGATCTCGCCCATTACGACAGGATTTTTCAACAGACCTCTTTGCCCCGGGATTTTGTCCTCGGCATTACCGACCACAGGCATATCTACCTCTACCGCTTTCCCGATCCGAAGAGATATGCAGGCATGAAGGAGCCGTCCGATATGACCCTCTTCATGGCGGGCCCACCGGAAGCGGGCGCTTTCACGAGCACCGACCGCAGCGGCATAAAATGGTTTTACGTCTACAGAAAACTTTCTCTCGACAGGAGTTCGACCCCCTATCTTTACATGACAGTAGGTATTCCCGAGAAGAAAGCTCTTGCAGGCTCCACGCGGACATTTTGGATTACCCTCGCGTTCTTATGCGCGGCCCTGCTTGTCGCCCTTCTCTCTGCATGGCTTGTAGGAAACATGCTGGTTACGCGAAGGCTTCAGGGGCTCCTGAAGGCCTTTCAGCGGCTGGGGAGCGGCGATCTGACGGCCCGGGCGGGCCTTAACCATGACAGGAGCGAAATGGGGCAGCTTGCTGCTGCCTTTGATGAGATGGCTGGCGCTCTGGTGGGGAGAGAAGGGGAGAAGAGAATTGCCATGGAAGAACTTCAGGCGAGCGAAAAGCGCTATCGCACGCTTTTTGACGAAGCCATAGAAGGAATTGTCCTCGCCGACCAGGAGCACGGCATAATCCAGGACTGTAACCGCTCTTTCCTTCGCCTCACCGGATATGCGCGATCGGAGCTCGTAGGCAGGTTCGAGACGATGCTCCATCCACCGGAGCCCGGGCAACTCTCACGAATTTTCTCCCTTCAAAGGGTGGAGAAAGAGGGGCAGGTACTCATCGACCGTATTCTGACCAAAGAGGGGAATGTGAAGGAGGTGGAGATAAAGGCGAATACCATCGTCATGGGCGGGGTGAGGCACATGCAATGCTTCTTCAGGGACATCACCCGCGAGCAGCGGATCCACCGTGAAAAGGAGACAACCCTCATGGTCCTCAACCTCCTTAACGATCACAGTGAGATCCGTGAGCTTATCCGAAAAATTACCGCTTTTCTCCTCGAATGGACGGGATGTGAGGCGACGGGCGTTCGCTTGAGGGACGGGGATGATTTTCCCTATTATGAAACACGCGGATTTCACAAGGAGTTTCTGGCGGCCGAAAACAGCCTGTGCGTAAAGGACCTGAATGGGCAGATCATCAGGGACGATGCGGGCAGCCCGGTGCTCGAGTGCATGTGCGGCAATATCCTTTCCTGCAGGTTCGATCCGGCCCTTCCTTTTTTTACGGCCCGGGGGAGTTTCTGGTCCAACTGCACCACGGACCTTCTCGCAACGACTACCGATGAGGACCGGCAGACCCGCACCCGCAACCGGTGCAACGGGGAAGGGTATGAATCGGTGGCATTGATCCCCCTGAGGCACGGCAACCTGATATTGGGACTTCTTCAATTCAACGACCGCCGGAAAGGCAGGTTTACCCCGGAGCTGATCTCTTTCCTCGAGAGCACGGGGGAGCAGATCGCAATCGCCCTTGCCCAGAGGCAGGCCCAGGTTGCGCTCCGGAAGAGCGAGCAGAGGTTCCGGGATATCAGCGAGGCTGCCGGCGAATACCTCTTCGAATTCGACCCTTACTGGCGCTTCACCTTTGTGAGCGATCGAATTCGCGATGTCCTGGAATATAGTCCCCATGAAGTGCGGGGAAAGATTGTTTTCGAGCTTCTCCCGGAACCAATGGTCCCGAAGGCGAGGGATCTTTTCGAATCACTGAAGCGCGACCGCGTGGGCTTCAGTGGCGTGGAATTTCCTGTCCTTACCAAAACAGGCAGGGCAGTATGGATGAGCGCCACCGCGGTCCCCATCTTCGACGGCAACCGGGATATCCTGGGCTATCGCGGCGCGGCGATGGACATTACATCGCGAAAAGAAGCGGAAGAGACCATAAAGGGGTCTCTCAGGGAAAAGGAAGTGCTCTTGAGGGAGATCCACCACAGGGTAAAGAATAACCTTCAGGTTGTCTCCAGCCTTCTCAACATGCAATCCCGTTATATACGGGATTCCGAAGATTCCGCCTGCTTCAGCGCGAGCATGGACCGCATCAGGTCCATGGCCCTCATCCATGACAAGCTCTACAGGTCGAGGAACCTGGCGCATATTTATTTTCCCGATTACGTGAACGACCTTTCCCGGGACCTCCTTCTCGCGTACGCGTTGGGCAGGGATATGGAAATGAATATTGACGTAGCGCCACTTTCACTCGATATCGACACCGCCATGCCCTTGGGGCTTATTATAAACGAGCTCCTCTCCAATTCTCTCAAGCATGCGTTTCCGAACGGGAATTCAGGGGCCATATGCCTGAACCTTTCCGCCGGGGAGAGGGAGAATACTCTCGTCGTCTCCGACAACGGCATCGGATTTCCTCCGGGGATCGATTTTACCCGTACCCAATCTCTGGGAATGCAGCTCGTCATGACCCTCGTAGACCAGCTCGAGGGCTCCATCGAGCTACGCAGCGAGGGGGGGACGGAAGTCAGGATCACCTTCGGGAGCGCATAA
- a CDS encoding NADH:flavin oxidoreductase, which yields MSRLFEPSSLKNMTLPNRFVRSATWEGLATEDGSVTPELIEVQRQLARGAVGLIISGHAYVSREGQAGMRQLGAYSDALIPGLTAMTEAIHESGGKAALQLAHAGSRAAFKLTGLSPMGPSETEEGREMTGKDMRDIAGAFARAAERARIAGFDAVQVHAAHGYLLSQYLSPCFNKRTDGYGGAIENRTQLLIEVINAVREAVGPEFPILVKLNSEDFLPNGLTTDDMFRVAAFLEQAGIDAIEMSGGTVLSGKYLPSRPGKPAEGEPEAYYEPVAETFKRKLPTPLMLVGGIRTLETAERLVDTGITDYIALCRPLIREPDLVARWRSGDHRPARCVSDNGCFAPGFEGKGVYCVVEEQEKRGSDKGHPGP from the coding sequence ATGTCCCGATTATTCGAACCCTCATCTTTAAAAAATATGACCCTCCCGAACCGCTTTGTCCGGTCCGCCACGTGGGAAGGGCTTGCGACAGAAGACGGCTCGGTCACGCCGGAGCTTATCGAGGTGCAGAGGCAACTTGCCCGCGGCGCCGTGGGGCTCATCATAAGCGGTCATGCCTATGTGAGCCGGGAAGGTCAGGCGGGTATGCGGCAGCTCGGCGCCTATTCGGATGCCCTGATTCCCGGATTAACCGCCATGACGGAGGCCATTCACGAATCCGGGGGCAAGGCGGCCCTCCAGCTCGCCCACGCGGGGTCTCGCGCCGCATTCAAGCTCACCGGCCTTTCGCCCATGGGTCCTTCGGAGACGGAGGAAGGGAGGGAGATGACGGGAAAAGATATGAGGGATATTGCCGGAGCCTTTGCCCGAGCGGCAGAAAGGGCACGGATTGCGGGGTTCGATGCGGTCCAGGTCCATGCAGCCCATGGGTATCTCCTGAGCCAGTACCTCTCTCCCTGCTTCAACAAGAGGACCGACGGCTATGGGGGCGCAATAGAGAACAGGACCCAGCTTCTCATTGAGGTAATAAACGCGGTGAGGGAGGCAGTGGGCCCCGAGTTCCCCATACTCGTGAAGCTCAACTCCGAGGACTTTCTCCCCAACGGCCTTACCACGGACGACATGTTTCGCGTGGCCGCCTTCCTTGAACAGGCGGGCATTGACGCGATTGAAATGAGCGGGGGCACCGTTCTTTCCGGAAAGTACCTGCCCTCCCGCCCCGGAAAACCGGCCGAGGGAGAGCCTGAAGCCTATTACGAGCCCGTAGCGGAGACTTTCAAGAGAAAACTGCCGACCCCTCTGATGCTGGTGGGCGGCATCCGCACCCTCGAGACCGCCGAGAGGCTGGTCGATACGGGGATCACGGACTATATCGCCCTTTGCCGACCCCTGATCCGTGAGCCGGACCTCGTGGCCCGCTGGAGATCTGGAGACCACAGGCCCGCGAGATGTGTCTCCGACAACGGCTGCTTCGCACCCGGGTTCGAAGGAAAAGGTGTCTATTGTGTGGTGGAGGAGCAGGAGAAGAGAGGGTCCGACAAGGGTCATCCCGGGCCCTGA
- a CDS encoding Tm-1-like ATP-binding domain-containing protein gives MGKKNCLLIVATMDTKGREAAWVRDCAREQGASTFLMDIGILGLPQVEPDITNKQLAEVAGCDLKEVIETRDRPQGLDAMQRGGTAYAGRLLREGLLDGIIGLGGGTGTAVITSIMRALPFGLPKVMVSTVASRDVREFIGTKDIVMFHSVADLLGFNEFTRLILGQAAYAVCGMMQKGASSLGGRPMVAVTAYGVNSECAILAEGFLREKGYEMMGFHANGCGGMAMEELIGEGRIAGVLDLTPHEIADDLYGGYCKGIGPARFETAGKMGVPLVFAPGGLDNAVFSPVYPMPDQFTGRRVYRHDARFCVRMESPEMERFAAIITAKLNKSEGPSHVLIPTRGWSEADKEGRELFDPAADRVFTETLKKFLDPRIPVEEINVHICDPAFAERAVEVLHTMMKARG, from the coding sequence ATGGGCAAGAAAAATTGTCTCCTCATTGTCGCTACCATGGATACAAAAGGAAGGGAGGCCGCTTGGGTCCGGGACTGCGCCCGGGAACAAGGAGCCTCGACTTTTCTGATGGACATAGGCATCCTGGGCCTCCCCCAGGTCGAACCGGACATTACGAATAAACAACTTGCCGAGGTCGCCGGGTGCGACCTTAAGGAAGTGATAGAGACCAGGGACCGGCCGCAGGGACTCGATGCCATGCAGAGGGGTGGTACGGCCTACGCGGGCCGCCTGCTCCGCGAGGGGTTGCTCGATGGGATCATCGGCTTGGGAGGGGGAACGGGCACAGCCGTAATCACTTCCATCATGCGGGCCCTGCCCTTCGGGCTCCCAAAGGTCATGGTCTCCACCGTGGCGTCACGGGACGTCAGGGAATTCATAGGCACCAAAGATATCGTCATGTTCCATTCCGTGGCGGATCTCCTCGGTTTCAATGAATTCACACGCCTTATCCTGGGGCAGGCCGCCTACGCCGTATGCGGCATGATGCAGAAGGGCGCCTCCTCTCTGGGGGGAAGGCCGATGGTGGCGGTAACCGCGTACGGCGTCAATTCCGAGTGCGCCATCCTTGCGGAAGGCTTCCTCCGTGAAAAAGGCTACGAGATGATGGGGTTTCACGCAAACGGCTGCGGGGGGATGGCAATGGAGGAGCTGATCGGCGAGGGCAGGATCGCGGGCGTCCTCGATCTCACACCCCACGAGATCGCCGATGATCTCTACGGGGGCTACTGCAAAGGAATCGGTCCCGCCCGTTTCGAGACAGCGGGGAAAATGGGGGTGCCCCTGGTCTTTGCCCCGGGAGGCCTTGACAATGCGGTATTCAGTCCGGTCTATCCCATGCCGGACCAATTTACCGGAAGGAGGGTATACCGCCACGACGCCCGGTTCTGCGTGCGTATGGAATCACCGGAGATGGAGCGATTTGCCGCAATCATCACGGCTAAGCTCAATAAGTCGGAAGGTCCTTCTCACGTGCTTATCCCCACCAGGGGATGGTCCGAGGCGGACAAGGAAGGCAGGGAGCTCTTCGACCCCGCTGCCGACCGGGTTTTCACCGAGACCTTAAAGAAGTTTCTCGACCCCCGTATACCGGTGGAGGAGATAAACGTCCACATATGCGACCCCGCTTTCGCCGAACGGGCAGTCGAGGTACTGCACACCATGATGAAGGCCCGAGGATGA
- a CDS encoding EFR1 family ferrodoxin (N-terminal region resembles flavodoxins. C-terminal ferrodoxin region binds two 4Fe-4S clusters.), producing the protein MDIETVTCLYFSPTGTTGTTAKEIARGMAGAQVKVLDCTRPAQRAKNTRAFRGDEIVILAVPVYYGRVPETAADYFYTLSGENTPAVLVVIYGNRAYDDALRELYDIASKRGFIPVAGGAFIGEHSYSTEKRPIARGRPDEKDLQKAREFGGLVRKKMEALDLLGAIKPLTVPGNVPYKEPEALYRVRSLRQTASFTPETDMALCTGCTLCADACPVEAIDRDDPATTDKGRCTLCFACVKVCPVQARAMNELSSGPAVTRIYESCQSRKEPEYYLPGP; encoded by the coding sequence ATGGATATCGAAACGGTCACATGTCTCTATTTTTCCCCTACGGGAACGACCGGGACCACTGCAAAAGAGATAGCCCGCGGTATGGCAGGGGCGCAGGTGAAGGTCCTCGACTGCACGAGACCCGCGCAGCGGGCGAAAAACACCCGGGCCTTCAGGGGCGATGAGATCGTCATACTCGCAGTGCCCGTCTATTACGGAAGGGTCCCCGAGACCGCGGCGGACTATTTCTACACTTTATCGGGTGAAAATACCCCTGCCGTGCTCGTGGTGATATACGGTAACAGGGCCTATGATGATGCACTCAGGGAACTCTATGATATTGCATCAAAACGGGGGTTTATTCCTGTGGCAGGAGGCGCTTTTATAGGAGAGCACTCCTATTCTACCGAAAAACGGCCCATCGCCCGGGGAAGGCCCGACGAGAAAGACCTGCAAAAAGCCCGGGAATTCGGCGGTCTTGTCCGAAAGAAAATGGAAGCCCTTGATTTACTGGGGGCGATAAAACCGCTGACAGTGCCCGGGAACGTCCCCTACAAGGAGCCTGAAGCGCTTTACCGCGTAAGAAGTCTCAGGCAGACCGCCTCTTTCACGCCTGAAACCGACATGGCCCTTTGCACCGGATGCACCCTGTGCGCTGATGCCTGCCCCGTCGAAGCAATAGATAGGGATGACCCCGCGACTACGGATAAAGGGCGGTGCACCCTGTGCTTCGCCTGTGTCAAGGTCTGCCCGGTACAAGCCCGGGCGATGAATGAGCTTTCTTCCGGTCCGGCCGTTACACGCATATATGAAAGCTGTCAATCGAGAAAGGAGCCTGAATATTATCTTCCCGGGCCGTGA
- a CDS encoding rhodanese-like domain-containing protein has translation MKKYFWFFASVIGYILSVAVQSAAYEPVLSTGRLQENINNRSLIILDIRKVEEYREGHIPGSISLTFTAWRTADADMGCQLPMKDELEDKVCSMGADADSHVVIVGKTDRDEDRVNATRVAWTLRYAGIRNLSILDGGFNKWVKEGRPLSKKVSKRTKSDFRCGWNESVLALKKDVVASCGCAGRGAILDTRPEAQFTGRIVCPSVKRKGRIPGAVNLPYSLVHGKEGIFESRGTLQALASQKIGDDRDRTIIVVCSNGQFASAWWFALSEILGYGNVKIYDGAMEEWCCDQAAPLEGAPVQ, from the coding sequence ATGAAGAAATATTTTTGGTTCTTTGCGTCGGTAATCGGATATATCCTTTCCGTAGCGGTTCAGTCTGCCGCGTACGAGCCTGTCCTGTCAACGGGCCGGCTTCAGGAGAACATCAATAACCGTTCCTTGATCATCCTCGATATACGAAAAGTGGAGGAGTACAGGGAAGGCCACATTCCCGGGTCCATCTCCCTCACCTTTACTGCCTGGAGAACCGCCGACGCCGATATGGGGTGCCAGCTTCCCATGAAAGACGAGCTTGAGGACAAGGTCTGCTCAATGGGCGCCGATGCGGATTCCCACGTGGTGATCGTGGGCAAAACGGACAGGGATGAGGACCGCGTGAATGCGACGCGGGTTGCGTGGACGCTCAGGTACGCGGGCATACGCAACCTTTCGATCCTTGACGGGGGGTTCAACAAATGGGTGAAGGAAGGAAGACCCCTCTCGAAGAAGGTCTCCAAAAGGACGAAGAGCGATTTTCGTTGCGGCTGGAACGAGAGTGTCCTGGCTCTAAAAAAGGATGTGGTGGCCTCGTGCGGCTGCGCGGGCAGAGGCGCTATTCTCGATACGAGACCGGAGGCGCAGTTTACGGGAAGGATCGTCTGCCCCTCGGTCAAAAGGAAAGGCCGCATCCCCGGGGCCGTTAACCTGCCTTATTCACTCGTCCACGGAAAAGAAGGAATCTTTGAATCCAGAGGAACCCTGCAGGCCCTTGCTTCTCAGAAAATAGGGGACGACAGGGACAGGACGATCATCGTGGTCTGTTCCAACGGACAGTTTGCTTCAGCCTGGTGGTTTGCACTGAGCGAAATTCTCGGTTACGGGAATGTGAAGATCTACGACGGCGCGATGGAAGAATGGTGCTGCGATCAGGCCGCTCCCCTCGAGGGGGCGCCCGTTCAATAA
- a CDS encoding gamma carbonic anhydrase family protein: MMFFKFDGRLPQIGKAGTYVSETAQVIGDVRIGDHCYIGHGAILRGDYGTIIIGDGTAIEEGVIVHAPPEDSCSIGQGVTIGHGAIVHAKRIGDFAGIGMGAILSIRSEVGDGAIIAEGTVVKREQKIQESIVAAGNPARKIKDVTQREKDFWDWGRRVYRDLAQKYCDLGMEKVDL; the protein is encoded by the coding sequence ATGATGTTTTTCAAATTCGATGGAAGGCTGCCGCAGATAGGAAAGGCAGGAACCTACGTGAGTGAGACTGCCCAGGTCATCGGGGACGTGAGGATAGGCGACCACTGCTATATAGGCCACGGGGCCATACTGCGGGGTGATTACGGGACCATCATCATCGGGGACGGCACTGCGATCGAGGAAGGGGTTATCGTCCATGCCCCTCCCGAAGATAGCTGCTCCATCGGGCAAGGGGTGACCATCGGCCACGGGGCTATTGTCCATGCGAAAAGAATTGGCGATTTCGCGGGCATCGGAATGGGTGCGATCCTGAGCATCCGCTCCGAAGTGGGTGACGGCGCCATCATTGCAGAAGGGACCGTGGTTAAGCGGGAGCAGAAGATACAGGAATCGATCGTCGCGGCGGGGAATCCGGCGCGAAAGATTAAGGACGTGACCCAAAGGGAAAAGGATTTCTGGGATTGGGGACGCAGGGTTTACAGGGACCTGGCGCAGAAATATTGCGACCTCGGAATGGAGAAGGTCGATCTATAA
- a CDS encoding iron-sulfur cluster assembly scaffold protein, protein MNGYSDKVLDHFQRPRNVGAMENAHGIGEFGDAECGDFVKVFLKVEGDTVIDVKYQVRGCPASIACASAMSELAKGKNLDDAMMIVDEDIAEALGGLPEHKILVPTWAPGGLKRPLPTILRDMWSRETPGRAGHVPGF, encoded by the coding sequence ATGAACGGTTACAGTGACAAAGTGCTCGACCACTTTCAGAGGCCGAGAAACGTGGGGGCCATGGAGAACGCCCACGGCATCGGCGAATTCGGAGACGCGGAATGCGGCGATTTCGTGAAGGTCTTTCTGAAGGTGGAAGGCGACACGGTTATCGACGTAAAGTACCAGGTCAGGGGTTGCCCCGCCTCCATCGCCTGTGCAAGCGCCATGAGTGAGCTTGCCAAAGGCAAGAATCTCGATGACGCGATGATGATAGTGGATGAGGACATTGCGGAAGCCCTGGGCGGACTGCCGGAACATAAGATCCTTGTTCCAACCTGGGCGCCGGGGGGCTTAAAAAGGCCCTTACCGACTATTTTGAGAGATATGTGGTCCAGGGAAACGCCAGGTAGAGCGGGCCATGTGCCCGGGTTTTGA